The sequence GGCGAGCAGCGAGCCGAAACCTGCCGAGATTTGCGCCGTCGGCCCCTCACGGCCGCCCGACCCGCCCGACCCGATGGTGATCGCGGAAGCGACCAACTTGACCAGGACGACGCGGATCCGGATCATCCGCGGATTGCGGTGAAACGCCTCGATCGCCGCATCGGTTCCGTGCCCTTCAGCCTCCGGCGCCAGGGTAAATACGATCACTCCGGAGACAAGCCCGCCCAGTGCCACCACGAGTGGGACGGCCCAGGGACGGGTGAATTCTCCGCTCCCGGCTGCACCGCCGTCTCCTGCCGCAGTCGGGGGCTGATATCCGGCGAGTTCACCGAGGAGCAGATGCGTAGCCCCCGCGAGAGCGACGGAGAACACCACCGCCCCCAACCCTGCGATTGCGCCGATGATAGATCCCAGCACGAGCCACTTCGGTAGGTAGCTCGCATTCCGGACCCACGTCGCCACCGACGTCGGGATCGACCGCACGGCCTTCGCCAGGTGCGCCACGCGGGTCACTCCAGCTTTCCGAAGACCGTCCGGCCCTCCAGAATCGTGGCGAGCACCTCGAGACCCGCGATGTCGTCCGGGTCCACGCGCAGCGGATTGGCCGACAGCACCACGAGGTCGGCGTGCTTGCCGAGTGTGATCGATCCGATGGCATCCTCACTTCGCAGGTGCCATGCCGAGTTGATCGTCTCCGCTCGCAGCGCCTCGAGGACGGGAATTCGTTCCTCGGGTGCGAGGACGCGGCCCGACCGCGTCCGGCGTGTGACCGCGTCGGTGATGTTGCGTAACGGGTTCGTGGGAGTGACCGGACCATCGTTGTGGAACGAAATACGCTGACCGGCCGCGATAGCCGAAGCGGCTGCCGCCCAACGAGACCCGCGCTCGGCTCCGAACAGGTCGTCGACGAGGACGTCGCCCCAGTAGTAGAGATGGTCGACGAACATGCTGCAGGTGACGCCCAGTTCCGTTGCTCTGCGGAATTGCTCCGGTCGCATCGCGCCTACGTGCTCTAGGCGCAGACGGTGGTCTTCGCGCGGTGCCTCGGTGAGCATTCTCTCCCACGCGTCGAGGACCAAGGTGACCGCGTCGTCGCCGTTGGCGTGACACGAAATCTGCCAGCCCTTCTCGAAATACGGGCTGCTGATGTCGTGGACCTCCTCGGCCGTGTAGTTCGCCTTGCCACGTGTTCCGGCGAGTCCCAGTGCCCGGGTGACCTCCGAGTCGATGTACGGAAAACTGGTGGCGGCGTTGCCGACCCACGGAGACCCGTCCGCCCAGATCTTGATACCCACCTGCCGGAGAAGATCGTTCCCGACGCCCGGCGACACCGCAGTGGCTCGTTGAGGATTCGACATCTCATAGAGACGCAGCCGAGTGGTGAGCGCACCGGACCGTGCGATCGCCGTCAACGTCGCACTGAATCGAGGGTCGAACGCCATCTCACTCACGGTGGTGATTCCTACCGCGTTCATTCGTGCGCATTCAGCCGCGAGAAGCTCTGGCAGACGGGCGGTAGCGCCGGCGAGCACGTTGGCGGCCACCGCCATGACGGCGGGCGCTTCGAACGCCGACCCGTCGAGTTCGCCCGACGGATCCCTGCCGTAACTTCCCCCTTCGGGGTCGGGCGTCTCGCGGGTGAGCCCGGCGTCGCGCGCTGCGACATCGTTGAAGTAAGCGACGTGCCCGGTGTTGTGCAGGATCACCATCGACGTCTCGCGCGCAACCGAATTGAGCCATTCCCGCGTAGGAACGGGCAAACCCTTCTGCAGCAGCGGATCCCATCCGTTGAGGACGACACCCTCCGGGTGCTCGCCGAC comes from Rhodococcus oxybenzonivorans and encodes:
- a CDS encoding amidohydrolase is translated as MGTNDEKAADLVLFGDVVTMDDTRPRAQAVAVRDGRIAAVGNDAAVFPLIGPTTATVDVHRACIMPGFVEAHGHPLNSAVLLGEPVVDIRPVTIADADTVVDTVRRAVGEHPEGVVLNGWDPLLQKGLPVPTREWLNSVARETSMVILHNTGHVAYFNDVAARDAGLTRETPDPEGGSYGRDPSGELDGSAFEAPAVMAVAANVLAGATARLPELLAAECARMNAVGITTVSEMAFDPRFSATLTAIARSGALTTRLRLYEMSNPQRATAVSPGVGNDLLRQVGIKIWADGSPWVGNAATSFPYIDSEVTRALGLAGTRGKANYTAEEVHDISSPYFEKGWQISCHANGDDAVTLVLDAWERMLTEAPREDHRLRLEHVGAMRPEQFRRATELGVTCSMFVDHLYYWGDVLVDDLFGAERGSRWAAAASAIAAGQRISFHNDGPVTPTNPLRNITDAVTRRTRSGRVLAPEERIPVLEALRAETINSAWHLRSEDAIGSITLGKHADLVVLSANPLRVDPDDIAGLEVLATILEGRTVFGKLE